One part of the Streptomyces ferrugineus genome encodes these proteins:
- the trxA gene encoding thioredoxin yields MSSTVELTKENFDQTVTDNEFVLIDFWASWCGPCRQFAPVYEKAAEENPDLVFGKVDTEAQPELASAFGIQSIPTLMIVRDRVAVFAQPGALPEAALTDVIGQARKLDMDEVHKAVAAQQAQAEQDGQ; encoded by the coding sequence ATGAGCAGCACCGTGGAGCTCACCAAGGAGAACTTCGACCAGACGGTCACGGACAACGAGTTCGTCCTGATCGACTTCTGGGCGTCCTGGTGCGGGCCGTGTCGTCAGTTCGCCCCGGTGTACGAGAAGGCGGCCGAGGAGAACCCGGACCTTGTGTTCGGCAAGGTCGACACCGAGGCGCAGCCGGAGCTGGCCTCCGCCTTCGGTATCCAGTCGATCCCGACGCTGATGATCGTCCGTGACCGTGTCGCCGTGTTCGCGCAGCCGGGTGCCCTGCCCGAGGCCGCCCTCACGGACGTCATCGGGCAGGCCCGCAAGCTCGACATGGACGAGGTCCACAAGGCCGTCGCCGCCCAGCAGGCGCAGGCCGAGCAGGACGGCCAGTAG
- a CDS encoding dihydrolipoyl dehydrogenase family protein gives MTETDSIAYDVVVLGAGPVGENVADRTRAAGLSTAVVESELVGGECSYWACMPSKALLRPVIAQADARRLPGLAGAVQGPLDAAAVLARRNDYTSDWHDDGQVQWLTGIGADLYRGHGRLAGPRTVEVTGSDGVRHVLTARHAVAVCTGSRAVVPDLPGMAEIKPWTSREATSAQSVPGRLIVVGGGVVATEMATAYQALGSRVTLLVRGKGLLNRMEPFAGELVAEALTEAGADVRTGTSAETITRENGTVVVVTDHGDRIEADEILFATGRAPRTDDIGLETIGLEPGSWLEVDDSLRVTGSEWLYAVGDANHRALLTHQGKYQARIAGAAIAARASGVPLLESDPWGAHAATADHDAVPQVVFTDPEAAAVGLSLAEAEQAGRRVRAVDYDLASVSGASLYGDGYRGRARMVVDLEREILLGVTFVGPGVGELIHSATIAVAGQVPISRLWHAVPSYPTISEVWLRLLESYRDN, from the coding sequence ATGACGGAAACGGATTCCATCGCGTACGACGTCGTGGTGCTCGGAGCGGGACCGGTGGGGGAGAACGTCGCCGACCGCACCCGTGCGGCCGGCCTGTCCACCGCGGTCGTGGAGAGCGAGCTGGTCGGCGGCGAATGCTCGTACTGGGCGTGCATGCCCAGCAAGGCACTGCTGCGCCCGGTCATCGCGCAGGCCGACGCCCGCCGCCTGCCGGGCCTCGCCGGGGCCGTGCAGGGCCCCCTCGACGCGGCCGCTGTCCTCGCCCGGCGCAACGACTACACCTCCGACTGGCACGACGACGGCCAGGTCCAGTGGCTGACCGGCATCGGCGCCGACCTCTACCGCGGCCACGGCCGCCTCGCCGGACCCCGCACGGTGGAGGTGACCGGCTCCGACGGCGTACGGCACGTCCTGACCGCCCGGCATGCCGTCGCCGTCTGCACCGGCAGCCGGGCCGTCGTGCCCGACCTGCCGGGAATGGCCGAGATCAAGCCCTGGACCAGCCGCGAGGCCACCAGCGCGCAGAGCGTGCCCGGCCGGCTGATCGTGGTCGGCGGGGGAGTGGTCGCCACCGAGATGGCCACCGCCTACCAGGCCCTCGGCTCGCGGGTCACGCTCCTGGTCCGCGGCAAGGGCCTGCTGAACCGCATGGAGCCCTTCGCCGGCGAACTGGTCGCCGAGGCGCTCACCGAGGCCGGCGCCGATGTCCGCACCGGGACCTCGGCCGAGACGATCACCAGGGAGAACGGCACGGTCGTGGTCGTCACCGACCACGGCGACCGGATCGAGGCCGACGAGATCCTCTTCGCCACCGGGCGCGCCCCGCGCACCGACGACATCGGCCTGGAGACCATCGGCCTGGAACCCGGATCCTGGCTGGAGGTCGACGACAGCCTGCGCGTCACCGGCAGCGAATGGCTGTACGCCGTCGGCGACGCCAACCACCGCGCCCTCCTCACCCACCAGGGCAAGTACCAGGCCCGTATCGCGGGCGCCGCCATCGCCGCCCGCGCCTCCGGCGTACCGCTCCTGGAGTCGGACCCCTGGGGCGCCCACGCCGCCACCGCCGACCACGACGCCGTCCCCCAGGTCGTCTTCACCGACCCCGAGGCCGCCGCCGTCGGCCTTTCCCTGGCGGAGGCGGAACAGGCCGGCCGCCGCGTCCGCGCCGTCGACTACGACCTCGCCTCGGTGTCGGGAGCCTCGCTGTACGGCGACGGCTACCGGGGCCGCGCCCGCATGGTCGTCGACCTGGAGCGCGAGATCCTCCTCGGTGTGACGTTCGTCGGTCCGGGCGTCGGCGAACTCATCCACTCGGCGACGATCGCGGTCGCCGGGCAGGTGCCGATCAGCAGGCTGTGGCACGCGGTTCCGTCATATCCGACGATCAGCGAGGTGTGGCTGCGACTGCTGGAGTCGTACCGCGACAACTGA
- a CDS encoding peptide deformylase, with product MALPNHRAPLAEQVEQLLAAEGPLPIVAAGEPVLRRPTERFEGQLDPALLARFVEALRITMHAAPGVGVAAPQVGVPLRIAVVEDPAPVPAEVALVRGRVPQPFRVLVNPSYEAVGSVRAAFFEGCLSVPGYQAVVARPAEVRLTGEDEHGRGFDEVFSGWPARIVQHETDHLDGMLYLDRAEPRSLSSNQAMAEYWAQPAPDEAARALGFELPD from the coding sequence ATGGCACTTCCGAACCATCGCGCACCGCTGGCCGAGCAGGTCGAGCAACTCCTGGCCGCCGAGGGCCCGTTGCCCATCGTGGCGGCCGGTGAGCCGGTGCTGCGACGGCCCACCGAGCGCTTCGAGGGTCAGCTGGACCCCGCGCTGCTGGCCCGCTTCGTCGAGGCCCTCCGGATCACGATGCACGCGGCACCAGGGGTCGGCGTCGCCGCACCGCAGGTGGGTGTGCCGCTGCGGATCGCGGTGGTCGAGGACCCGGCGCCGGTGCCGGCGGAGGTGGCGCTGGTGCGGGGGCGGGTGCCGCAGCCGTTCCGGGTGCTGGTGAACCCGTCGTACGAAGCCGTGGGCAGCGTCCGTGCCGCGTTCTTCGAGGGCTGTCTGAGCGTCCCGGGCTACCAGGCGGTGGTGGCCCGGCCCGCCGAGGTGCGGCTGACCGGTGAGGACGAGCACGGGCGCGGCTTCGACGAGGTGTTCTCGGGGTGGCCCGCCCGTATCGTGCAGCACGAGACGGACCACCTCGACGGCATGCTCTACCTGGACCGGGCCGAGCCGCGCTCGCTCTCCTCGAACCAGGCGATGGCCGAGTACTGGGCCCAGCCGGCCCCGGACGAGGCGGCTCGGGCCCTCGGCTTCGAACTGCCGGACTGA